One genomic segment of Stigmatella erecta includes these proteins:
- a CDS encoding tetratricopeptide repeat protein translates to MASGSSGGQRDWKRRESLGSALAQVALVAVLLGGAVTFVVHRGQVRRDTETHLKAAQGLAQRGNPADLTKALQELDALFALDADVYGAHALAADLHAALWLEHHQPGSEAPAREHLARAEALESKDAERYGARVVRAWVTLSEGKAPEAAGLLKALRERGASNPKLWLVQARTDQALGNLQAARQAYARATDGAWKDPRFATAYGEALLQEGLFAQAGEALGRATSANPDHLQARLTAALATLALHGRPDEVERTLKDLQAREAELSPALKARALATRAELALTRGNPDAALQEADAALAVSPKEPYALFARAKALTAKKDPGARAAFEAAAAQHKTAPLFSFEGAKALQQLGDTAGALALLDGYEATFRNIQVSAGEGKTVSALERDDRYWLTRGNVLEASGRQDEALAAYAQALAVKGPQQARAQYAQGALLLARKDYEGAKAVLTAVTPDNGTSSVPEAYTAMAELLFAQGDYATGCQHHFFALSRARGRGVPSEQLQAQVAQIGKQLTDAGQVKMAQAWKTEAEALLK, encoded by the coding sequence ATGGCAAGCGGCAGTAGCGGCGGGCAACGGGACTGGAAGCGGCGCGAGAGCCTCGGCAGTGCGCTGGCCCAGGTGGCGCTGGTGGCCGTGCTGCTGGGCGGCGCCGTCACCTTCGTGGTGCACCGGGGCCAGGTGCGGCGCGACACGGAGACGCACCTCAAGGCGGCCCAGGGGCTGGCGCAGCGAGGCAACCCCGCGGACCTCACGAAGGCGCTCCAGGAGCTGGACGCCCTGTTCGCCCTGGATGCGGACGTCTACGGCGCGCACGCCCTGGCGGCCGACCTGCACGCGGCGCTGTGGCTGGAGCACCACCAGCCCGGCTCGGAGGCCCCCGCGCGCGAGCACCTGGCCCGGGCCGAGGCCCTGGAGTCCAAGGATGCCGAGCGCTATGGCGCCCGGGTCGTCCGGGCCTGGGTGACGCTGTCCGAGGGCAAGGCCCCGGAGGCCGCCGGGCTGTTGAAGGCGCTGCGCGAGCGCGGGGCGAGCAACCCCAAGCTGTGGCTCGTCCAGGCGCGGACGGACCAGGCGCTGGGCAACCTCCAGGCCGCGCGCCAGGCGTACGCCCGCGCCACGGATGGGGCCTGGAAGGATCCCCGCTTCGCCACGGCCTACGGCGAGGCCCTGCTGCAGGAGGGGCTGTTCGCCCAGGCCGGTGAGGCGCTGGGCCGGGCCACCTCGGCCAACCCGGACCACCTCCAGGCCCGGCTGACGGCGGCGCTGGCCACCCTGGCCCTGCACGGCAGGCCGGACGAGGTGGAGCGCACCCTGAAGGATCTCCAAGCCCGGGAGGCGGAGCTGAGCCCCGCGCTGAAGGCCCGGGCCCTCGCCACCCGCGCGGAGCTCGCGCTGACCCGGGGCAACCCGGACGCGGCGCTCCAGGAGGCGGACGCGGCGCTCGCCGTCTCCCCGAAGGAGCCCTATGCCCTCTTCGCCCGGGCCAAGGCGCTGACGGCGAAGAAGGACCCGGGGGCCCGCGCGGCCTTCGAGGCCGCGGCGGCCCAGCACAAGACGGCGCCCCTCTTCTCTTTCGAGGGGGCCAAGGCGCTCCAGCAGCTGGGCGACACCGCCGGCGCCCTGGCGCTGCTCGATGGCTACGAGGCCACGTTCCGCAACATCCAGGTGAGCGCCGGAGAGGGCAAGACGGTGAGCGCGCTGGAGCGGGACGACCGGTACTGGCTGACGCGCGGCAACGTGCTGGAGGCGTCGGGCCGACAAGACGAGGCGCTGGCCGCCTATGCGCAGGCCCTGGCCGTGAAGGGGCCGCAGCAGGCCCGCGCGCAGTACGCCCAGGGCGCGCTGCTCCTGGCGCGCAAGGACTACGAGGGGGCGAAGGCGGTGCTCACGGCCGTCACCCCGGACAACGGCACCAGCTCCGTGCCCGAGGCCTACACGGCCATGGCCGAGCTGCTCTTCGCCCAGGGCGACTACGCCACGGGCTGCCAGCACCACTTCTTCGCCCTGAGCCGGGCCCGGGGCCGCGGCGTTCCCTCCGAGCAGCTCCAGGCCCAGGTGGCGCAGATCGGCAAGCAGCTCACGGACGCCGGCCAGGTGAAGATGGCCCAGGCCTGGAAGACCGAGGCCGAGGCCCTGCTGAAGTAG
- a CDS encoding cyclic nucleotide-binding domain-containing protein, with protein sequence MSESSLRELGMDLIEDRQFERALGVFSEAVRRRPADHRSRMLAARCLAEMGERERAVTAYHACAEGLLRRDYLLSAMAACKLALELAPQERRLKDTLVRIHARASRHAAGRASVPPPLPPETMFEGKVEKDLLGMVGEELTQHAIEVLAAPDPGGAADPNSRPPLPLFAALEREAFLDLVYRMAWRSVPPGTVMSQEGETGDHLHVIVAGKAEVTRLTEGQRKTLGFLGGGSIFGELSLITNTSPTASVTSTVDTEVFEVRREHLNAVARNHPSVPQVLAEFAQQRMARNMMATSPLFQQLPESDRAALLERFTFRALQSRDKALVEGEPSPGLFLVLAGELVVQKGDPGGGAVSLGILREGEVAGEISLLTGANATATVAATRKTATAFLPREAFAELTQEYPSIKTYLEQLSEQRIQRTAEALRPAEIIDADELVIEPDVARAG encoded by the coding sequence ATGAGTGAGTCGTCGCTGCGAGAGCTCGGAATGGATCTGATCGAGGATCGCCAGTTCGAGCGGGCCCTCGGGGTGTTCTCAGAAGCCGTACGCCGCCGGCCTGCGGACCACCGCTCGCGGATGCTCGCGGCGCGGTGCCTGGCCGAGATGGGGGAGCGGGAGCGCGCGGTGACGGCCTACCACGCGTGCGCCGAGGGCCTCCTGCGCCGGGACTACCTGCTGTCGGCCATGGCCGCCTGCAAGCTGGCGCTGGAGCTGGCCCCCCAGGAGCGCCGGTTGAAGGACACGCTGGTGCGCATCCACGCCCGGGCCTCGCGCCATGCCGCGGGGCGCGCCTCCGTGCCCCCGCCGCTGCCGCCCGAGACGATGTTCGAGGGCAAGGTGGAGAAGGATCTGCTGGGCATGGTGGGCGAGGAGCTGACGCAGCACGCCATCGAGGTGCTGGCGGCGCCGGACCCGGGTGGGGCGGCGGACCCGAACAGCCGCCCGCCGCTGCCGCTGTTCGCGGCGCTGGAGCGCGAGGCCTTCCTGGACCTGGTGTACCGGATGGCCTGGCGCAGCGTGCCGCCGGGCACCGTCATGAGCCAGGAGGGGGAGACGGGAGACCACCTCCACGTCATCGTCGCCGGCAAGGCGGAGGTGACGCGGCTGACGGAAGGGCAGCGCAAGACGCTGGGCTTCCTGGGCGGCGGCTCCATCTTCGGGGAGCTGTCGCTCATCACCAACACCTCGCCCACCGCCAGCGTCACCTCGACGGTGGACACGGAGGTGTTCGAGGTCCGCCGCGAGCACCTCAACGCCGTGGCGCGCAACCACCCCTCCGTGCCCCAGGTGCTGGCGGAGTTCGCCCAGCAGCGCATGGCGCGCAACATGATGGCCACCTCGCCGCTCTTCCAGCAGCTGCCCGAGTCCGACCGGGCCGCGCTCCTGGAGCGCTTCACCTTCCGGGCGCTTCAGTCGCGGGACAAGGCGCTGGTGGAGGGCGAGCCCTCGCCGGGCCTGTTCCTGGTGCTCGCCGGCGAGCTGGTGGTGCAGAAGGGAGACCCGGGCGGCGGCGCGGTGAGCCTGGGCATCCTGCGGGAGGGCGAGGTGGCGGGGGAAATCTCCCTGCTCACCGGCGCCAATGCCACCGCCACCGTGGCGGCCACGCGCAAGACGGCCACCGCCTTCCTGCCGCGCGAGGCCTTCGCCGAGCTGACGCAGGAGTACCCCTCCATCAAGACGTACCTGGAGCAGCTCTCGGAGCAGCGCATCCAGCGGACGGCCGAGGCCCTGCGGCCCGCGGAGATCATCGACGCGGATGAGCTGGTCATCGAGCCGGACGTGGCCCGGGCGGGCTGA
- a CDS encoding FHA domain-containing protein codes for MPPRRPPPPHADDAPKPSGGASRNERTELRPSPFANGERSRAGARPRSVEVDEEYHTSNHYPDEGEEDMGEEGTPTPSARSVGRASGMDALSEQDDDEPLPEEDDDNPDSTRAGPPVSLHIVEGPDQGKKRRFKGVRMVVGRGKKIELQLSDQSVSRRHLELIHSEAGTLMRDLGTINGTLVNDERVDEQLLKHGDVIAIGKTRIRYVDELAQVKQLRAEQDAREAGEKKAAEEAQKKAEAEAAARKESAASVSAASKDEVDPSDPRLNQATQARFPAPQELLDAPVRPRPGRGGDSKFGGNKVLIGGGIGVAVVVALVVAIILMGRPSQPEVQPPDPKEAIAATKMQQAYNAVRSGDFALAVKLIEEAEALKPGIDTEGLAQAARKELAVMEAFQAVRALMDEERFEEARQKLKDTPLGTTAQSDEEREKLEKELDERESAFLVKRAEALLEQRDVEGLRALIAKLPPSAQPLYRQKLADLEKALEDEAKELARQSRQNKALAAKLAAEKRAQFIAEAFEAVERKFDNGDYARAVLECDRVLEAHKGDTEIRDRAKSLKRLIPQFAKSFEDAQRKVQARSLEAAVRPLKRSSELYQQIGFNGGLQETLNEQLARASVSAGKAALARRDVASAARSFREALRINPGDAGAQEGLNSLEGQVEELFKRAYIERDRDPRSAAEKFRIVIDASPPDSEMRQKAETHLQALQP; via the coding sequence ATGCCCCCACGCCGACCCCCTCCTCCCCACGCCGATGACGCCCCGAAGCCCTCGGGGGGTGCCTCGCGGAATGAGCGCACCGAGCTCCGGCCGTCGCCCTTCGCCAACGGCGAGCGCTCCCGCGCGGGGGCCCGTCCCCGCTCCGTCGAGGTGGACGAGGAGTACCACACCTCCAACCACTACCCCGACGAGGGCGAGGAGGACATGGGAGAGGAGGGCACGCCGACCCCGTCGGCGCGGTCGGTCGGCCGCGCGAGCGGCATGGACGCGCTCTCCGAGCAGGACGACGACGAGCCCCTGCCCGAGGAGGACGATGACAACCCGGACTCGACCCGGGCGGGGCCCCCCGTGTCGCTCCACATCGTGGAGGGCCCGGACCAGGGCAAGAAGCGGCGCTTCAAGGGCGTGCGCATGGTGGTGGGGCGCGGCAAGAAGATCGAGCTGCAGCTGTCCGACCAGTCCGTGTCGCGCCGCCACCTGGAGCTGATCCACAGCGAAGCCGGCACGCTCATGAGGGACCTGGGCACCATCAACGGCACGCTGGTGAACGATGAGCGCGTGGATGAGCAGCTGCTCAAGCATGGCGATGTGATTGCCATCGGCAAGACGCGCATCCGCTACGTGGACGAGCTGGCGCAGGTGAAGCAGCTGCGCGCCGAGCAGGACGCGCGGGAGGCCGGGGAGAAGAAGGCCGCGGAGGAGGCCCAGAAGAAGGCCGAGGCGGAGGCCGCGGCGCGCAAGGAGTCCGCCGCCAGCGTCAGCGCCGCCAGCAAGGACGAGGTCGACCCGTCGGACCCGCGCCTCAACCAGGCCACCCAGGCCCGCTTCCCGGCCCCCCAGGAGCTGCTGGATGCGCCCGTCCGGCCCCGGCCCGGCCGGGGAGGGGACAGCAAGTTCGGGGGCAACAAGGTCCTCATCGGCGGCGGCATCGGCGTCGCGGTGGTGGTGGCGCTGGTGGTGGCCATCATCCTCATGGGGCGCCCGTCCCAGCCCGAGGTGCAGCCTCCGGACCCGAAGGAGGCCATCGCCGCCACGAAGATGCAGCAGGCGTACAACGCGGTGCGCAGCGGGGACTTCGCGCTCGCGGTGAAGCTCATCGAAGAGGCCGAGGCGCTCAAGCCCGGCATCGACACGGAGGGGCTGGCCCAGGCGGCACGCAAGGAGCTGGCCGTCATGGAGGCCTTCCAGGCCGTGCGCGCGCTCATGGACGAGGAGCGCTTCGAGGAGGCCCGTCAGAAGCTGAAGGACACGCCGCTGGGCACCACGGCCCAGAGCGACGAGGAGCGCGAGAAGCTGGAGAAGGAGCTGGATGAGCGCGAGTCCGCCTTCCTGGTGAAGCGCGCGGAGGCCCTGCTGGAGCAGCGCGACGTGGAAGGGCTGCGCGCGCTCATCGCCAAGCTCCCGCCGTCGGCCCAGCCCCTCTACCGCCAGAAGCTGGCGGACCTGGAGAAGGCGCTGGAGGACGAGGCCAAGGAGCTGGCCCGCCAGTCGCGGCAGAACAAGGCCCTGGCGGCGAAGCTGGCGGCCGAGAAGCGCGCCCAGTTCATCGCCGAGGCCTTCGAGGCGGTGGAGCGCAAGTTCGACAACGGGGACTACGCGCGCGCGGTGCTCGAGTGCGACCGCGTGCTGGAGGCCCACAAGGGCGACACGGAGATCCGCGATCGCGCCAAGAGCCTGAAGCGGCTCATCCCCCAGTTCGCCAAGTCCTTCGAGGACGCCCAGCGCAAGGTCCAGGCCCGCTCGCTGGAGGCCGCCGTGCGGCCCCTGAAGCGCTCCTCCGAGCTGTACCAGCAGATCGGCTTCAACGGCGGCCTCCAGGAGACGCTCAACGAGCAGCTCGCCCGGGCCTCCGTGAGCGCGGGCAAGGCGGCGTTGGCGCGCCGCGACGTGGCCAGCGCGGCCCGCAGCTTCCGGGAGGCCCTGCGCATCAACCCCGGGGACGCGGGCGCCCAGGAGGGGCTCAACAGCCTGGAGGGCCAGGTGGAGGAGCTGTTCAAGCGTGCCTACATCGAGCGGGACCGGGATCCTCGCTCCGCGGCGGAAAAGTTCAGGATCGTCATCGACGCCTCCCCCCCGGACTCCGAGATGCGACAAAAGGCGGAGACGCACCTGCAAGCACTTCAGCCCTGA
- a CDS encoding TldD/PmbA family protein, whose product MPRASVLTKKRPSPALLAPLATRQKVLPPLLPQPLLERLLAVAMERGAEFAEVYVERAQSTAVILEEGRIKSGQTGLSQGVGVRVIAGPKVGYAYSDDLDEEALLRAARTAAMIAQGGGSPQSFKVSRAPAPTYYKVATPLADIEVSRKAELVLRADKAARAFDARVKQVNGSYADVTKRIAVGNTQGHYSEDTQDLCRLSIQVMAEGKNKERRTGFYGGGGRVSFNHFDTFTPESVGREAARQAIATLGSVECQAGPQTVVLAPGWSGILLHEAVGHGLEADFIRKGTSLFAGKLGEKVASDLVTVIDDGTMANNRGSINVDDEGAPGQHKVLIEKGVLKGYLYDQLNAKLMGQRSTGSGRRESFKHMPLPRMTNTYLAPGDHAPEDILKEVKRGLYCAHFGGGQVDITNGNFVFEVSEAYQIEDGKLGKPVKNAILIGVGPEALKNVSRVGNDPMPDPGLGTCGKDGQSVPVGVGLPTLRIDNMTVGGTKVA is encoded by the coding sequence ATGCCCCGTGCGTCGGTGCTGACGAAAAAGCGTCCCTCCCCGGCCTTGCTCGCCCCCCTGGCCACCCGGCAGAAGGTGCTCCCTCCCCTGCTGCCCCAGCCCTTGCTCGAGCGGCTGCTCGCGGTGGCGATGGAGCGAGGGGCGGAGTTCGCCGAGGTCTACGTCGAGCGGGCGCAGTCCACGGCGGTCATCCTGGAGGAGGGGCGCATCAAGAGCGGCCAGACCGGGCTGTCCCAGGGCGTGGGCGTGCGCGTCATCGCCGGGCCCAAGGTGGGCTACGCGTATTCGGATGATCTGGACGAGGAGGCGCTGCTGCGCGCGGCCCGCACGGCGGCGATGATTGCCCAGGGCGGCGGCTCTCCCCAGAGCTTCAAGGTCAGCCGGGCCCCCGCCCCCACCTATTACAAGGTCGCCACGCCGCTGGCGGACATCGAGGTGTCGCGCAAGGCGGAGCTGGTGCTGCGGGCGGACAAGGCGGCGCGGGCGTTCGACGCGCGCGTCAAGCAGGTGAACGGCTCCTACGCGGATGTCACCAAGCGCATCGCCGTGGGCAACACCCAGGGCCACTACTCGGAGGACACGCAGGACCTGTGCCGGCTGTCCATCCAGGTGATGGCCGAGGGCAAGAACAAGGAGCGGCGCACGGGCTTCTACGGGGGCGGCGGCCGGGTGTCCTTCAACCACTTCGACACCTTCACGCCCGAGAGCGTGGGGCGCGAGGCGGCCCGGCAGGCCATCGCCACGCTGGGGTCCGTGGAGTGCCAGGCGGGCCCGCAGACGGTGGTGCTCGCCCCGGGCTGGAGCGGCATCCTCCTGCACGAGGCGGTGGGCCACGGCCTGGAGGCGGACTTCATCCGCAAGGGCACCTCCCTGTTCGCGGGCAAGCTGGGCGAGAAGGTGGCCTCGGACCTGGTCACCGTCATCGACGATGGCACCATGGCCAACAACCGCGGCTCCATCAACGTGGATGACGAGGGCGCGCCGGGCCAGCACAAGGTCCTCATCGAGAAGGGCGTGCTCAAGGGCTACCTGTACGACCAGCTCAACGCGAAGCTGATGGGCCAGCGCTCCACGGGCAGTGGCCGGCGCGAGTCCTTCAAGCACATGCCGCTGCCGCGCATGACGAACACCTACCTGGCCCCGGGTGACCACGCCCCCGAGGACATCCTCAAGGAGGTGAAGCGCGGCCTGTACTGCGCCCACTTCGGCGGCGGCCAGGTGGACATCACCAACGGCAACTTCGTCTTCGAAGTGTCCGAGGCCTATCAGATCGAAGACGGCAAGCTGGGCAAGCCGGTGAAGAACGCCATCCTCATCGGGGTGGGGCCCGAGGCGCTGAAGAACGTGTCGCGCGTGGGGAACGATCCCATGCCCGACCCGGGCCTGGGCACCTGCGGCAAGGATGGCCAGAGCGTGCCGGTGGGCGTGGGGCTGCCCACGCTGCGCATCGACAACATGACGGTGGGTGGAACGAAGGTCGCCTGA
- a CDS encoding TldD/PmbA family protein — MTGYEQLAKKLVQRAKKKGAKQAEAFIEAGRQSSCRVRDGEIEDLTEATSKGVGLRVITKDHRLGFAYTSDFEPSSLEGFVDRALQLAQAAAPNKLNGLPTLKELGKLGDTGELYDPAVANLAGDWKIKAALEMEKAGKAVDPRITTFDNVGAGDYVSEVYVASSEGMSAGYAGTYVYLAASPVASEKGQLQTSYWIDYKRFLADLDSPESVGREAARRAVRMLGAKRAKTQQVPVIFDPLVASSFVNNIAGAADGNAIYKNSSIFVSKLGKRLAPETVTVVDDGLLKRGLGTSPFDGEGVATRRTALIDKGVLRNYLYDSFTARKAKAKTTGNASRGYSSLPHIGTNNLYLEPGTRTPEELVREVKNGFYVTAMLGSGANPVTGDYSRGANGLWIENGELTYAVQEVTVAGNLLQMLQDLDGIGNDLQFRGSSGAPTLRFKQLTISGD; from the coding sequence ATGACTGGTTACGAACAGCTCGCGAAGAAGCTCGTCCAACGCGCCAAGAAGAAGGGCGCGAAGCAAGCAGAGGCCTTCATCGAAGCAGGCCGGCAGAGCAGCTGCCGGGTGCGCGATGGCGAAATCGAGGACCTGACCGAGGCCACCAGCAAGGGCGTGGGCCTGCGCGTCATCACCAAGGATCACCGCCTGGGCTTCGCCTACACCTCGGACTTCGAGCCCTCCTCCCTGGAGGGCTTCGTGGACCGGGCGCTGCAACTGGCCCAGGCCGCGGCCCCCAACAAGCTCAACGGCCTGCCCACCCTGAAGGAACTGGGCAAGCTGGGGGACACCGGGGAGCTGTATGATCCGGCGGTGGCGAACCTCGCCGGGGACTGGAAGATCAAGGCCGCGCTGGAGATGGAGAAGGCGGGCAAGGCGGTGGACCCGCGCATCACCACCTTCGACAACGTGGGCGCCGGGGACTACGTCTCCGAGGTGTATGTCGCCTCCAGCGAGGGCATGTCGGCCGGCTACGCGGGCACGTACGTGTACCTGGCCGCCTCCCCCGTGGCCTCCGAGAAGGGCCAGCTCCAGACGAGCTACTGGATCGACTACAAGCGCTTCCTGGCGGACCTGGACTCGCCCGAGTCGGTGGGGCGCGAGGCGGCGCGGCGCGCGGTGCGCATGCTCGGCGCGAAGCGGGCGAAGACCCAGCAGGTGCCGGTGATTTTCGATCCGCTCGTGGCCTCCTCCTTCGTGAACAACATCGCCGGGGCGGCCGACGGCAACGCCATCTACAAGAACTCCAGCATCTTCGTCTCCAAGCTGGGCAAGCGCCTGGCCCCCGAGACCGTGACGGTGGTGGACGATGGCCTGCTCAAGCGCGGGCTGGGCACCTCCCCGTTCGACGGCGAGGGCGTGGCCACCCGCCGCACCGCCCTGATCGACAAGGGCGTGCTGCGCAACTACCTGTACGACTCGTTCACCGCCCGCAAGGCGAAGGCGAAGACGACGGGCAACGCGTCCCGGGGCTACAGCTCGCTGCCCCACATCGGCACGAACAACCTGTACCTGGAGCCGGGCACGCGCACCCCGGAGGAGCTGGTGCGCGAGGTGAAGAACGGCTTCTACGTCACCGCCATGCTGGGCAGCGGGGCCAACCCGGTGACGGGCGACTACTCGCGCGGCGCCAACGGCCTCTGGATCGAAAACGGCGAGCTGACCTACGCGGTGCAGGAAGTCACCGTGGCGGGCAACCTCCTGCAGATGCTCCAGGACCTGGACGGCATCGGCAACGATCTCCAGTTCCGTGGCTCGTCGGGCGCCCCCACCTTGCGCTTCAAACAGCTCACCATCTCGGGAGACTGA
- a CDS encoding ParB/RepB/Spo0J family partition protein has protein sequence MAAKKAGTRARSTTPRKPRRKKAEPRSRGLSAAEVASEAATPPTELIQGIQQDGGEVLAVYRDPLGAHTVVFAALPIDKVEPTPYQRDLSEPHVKRLVGAMERLDRFLDPVIAIRKDGRYWTPNGNHRLHASKMLGAKAMVALVLPEEDVAYQILALNTEKAHNLKERSLEVIRMHRGLTGSRAGKESDFAHLFEEPAFITLGAAYEKRPRYSAGAYHPFVKRVERFLDLPLEEALREREARADRLLELDDEVTRIVTALKERGLQNPYLKNFVVARINFLRFKKDDSPSEFGPSVARMLSSARKFNLDKVNKDDISRMGGGGGAEPDEE, from the coding sequence ATGGCAGCGAAGAAGGCAGGCACCCGGGCCCGGAGCACCACGCCCCGCAAGCCCCGCCGCAAGAAGGCCGAGCCCCGCTCACGGGGGCTCTCCGCGGCGGAGGTGGCCAGCGAGGCCGCCACGCCCCCCACCGAGCTCATCCAGGGCATCCAGCAGGATGGGGGCGAGGTGCTCGCGGTGTACCGGGATCCGCTGGGCGCCCACACGGTGGTGTTCGCCGCGCTGCCCATCGACAAGGTCGAGCCCACGCCCTACCAGCGCGACCTGTCCGAGCCCCACGTGAAGCGGCTGGTGGGTGCCATGGAGCGGCTGGACCGCTTCCTGGACCCCGTCATCGCCATCCGCAAGGACGGGCGCTACTGGACGCCCAACGGCAACCACCGCCTGCACGCCTCGAAGATGCTGGGCGCCAAGGCGATGGTGGCCCTGGTGCTGCCCGAGGAGGACGTGGCCTATCAGATCCTCGCCCTCAACACGGAGAAGGCCCACAACCTCAAGGAGCGCTCGCTGGAGGTCATCCGCATGCACCGGGGGCTCACGGGCTCCCGCGCGGGCAAGGAGTCGGACTTCGCCCACCTCTTCGAGGAGCCCGCCTTCATCACCCTGGGCGCGGCGTACGAGAAGCGGCCCCGCTACTCGGCGGGCGCCTACCACCCCTTCGTCAAGCGGGTGGAGCGCTTCCTGGACCTGCCGCTGGAGGAAGCGCTCCGGGAGCGGGAGGCGCGCGCGGACCGGCTGCTGGAGCTGGACGACGAGGTGACCCGCATCGTCACCGCGCTCAAGGAGCGGGGCCTGCAGAACCCCTACCTGAAGAACTTCGTCGTCGCGCGCATCAACTTCCTGCGCTTCAAGAAGGACGACAGCCCCTCGGAGTTCGGCCCGAGCGTGGCGCGGATGCTCTCCAGCGCCCGGAAGTTCAACCTCGACAAGGTGAACAAGGACGACATCTCCCGCATGGGCGGCGGGGGCGGCGCGGAGCCGGACGAGGAGTAG
- a CDS encoding OPT/YSL family transporter, with amino-acid sequence MADVSSSSPGSARFGWLPAPGSWKFHLLLSAVAIFILGPLGGVAASYMNFSLGFFVGGQVLAGILGSAVTYGYGPEGKHGANFMQTMAASVASLCAMAVLLQAMVWLGMPQPPAWHLMLFVGCVGMFGVGVGMLYTPLLVDRLQLDYPSGYAVANILRALTDKRILKVSIAKLGGGTALGALVAWLTETSRALASLGVSGSTLGAGMVVGSRVTVPALLGGLVGAALTPTLREWGWLGPQDPFRKVGFLAGLGMICGAAVVDLALLAGQAVDRVRNRAQAVEGEVPAWKQVSLPRLFAWVAFWGVAVVAVATQLLNQPLGFVLFGMALALLFVLINGISYGITDQNPISSAFVVSVLLMSMLGLKNPVVAVMSSSILLICTSVGCDMQQDRSTGWRLGTDRTIQFRYQVVGIVMGSVLCVGLARVFMTAYPVLAINQLDTPGADVGQWNSAMTYKLVGAIRSLGALSDHTLKALAVGLGLGFVLEVARKVLRSNARYQGFVKGSPRGAAVGWTMDSVVLASPYASSFGAFVSLPSAIWFGVGGIASSLWNTWTKRGAPQASGTPGEGGEAVPEDMSTTSLLGGGLIAGESLFFLVVGLIGLVALLG; translated from the coding sequence ATGGCCGATGTGTCTTCGTCTTCTCCCGGAAGTGCCCGGTTTGGCTGGTTGCCGGCGCCAGGCTCCTGGAAGTTCCACCTGCTCCTGAGCGCGGTGGCCATCTTCATCCTGGGGCCGCTGGGCGGCGTGGCCGCCTCCTATATGAACTTCAGCCTGGGGTTCTTCGTGGGGGGGCAGGTGCTGGCGGGCATTCTGGGCAGCGCCGTCACGTACGGCTATGGCCCCGAGGGCAAGCACGGCGCCAACTTCATGCAGACGATGGCCGCCTCGGTGGCGTCCCTGTGCGCCATGGCGGTGCTGCTCCAGGCCATGGTGTGGCTGGGCATGCCGCAGCCGCCCGCCTGGCACCTGATGCTCTTCGTCGGGTGCGTGGGCATGTTCGGCGTGGGCGTGGGGATGCTCTACACGCCGCTGCTCGTGGACCGGCTGCAGCTCGACTACCCCTCGGGCTACGCGGTGGCCAACATCCTCCGGGCGCTCACCGACAAGCGGATCCTCAAGGTCTCCATCGCCAAGCTGGGCGGCGGCACGGCCCTGGGCGCGCTGGTGGCCTGGCTCACCGAGACGTCGCGCGCCCTGGCGAGCCTGGGGGTGAGCGGCTCCACGCTGGGCGCGGGCATGGTGGTGGGCAGCCGCGTCACGGTGCCGGCCCTCCTGGGGGGCCTCGTGGGCGCGGCCCTCACGCCCACCCTGCGGGAGTGGGGCTGGCTGGGCCCCCAGGATCCGTTCCGCAAGGTCGGCTTCCTGGCCGGCCTGGGGATGATCTGCGGCGCCGCCGTGGTCGACCTGGCCTTGCTGGCGGGGCAGGCGGTGGACCGCGTGCGCAACCGGGCGCAAGCGGTGGAAGGCGAGGTGCCCGCCTGGAAGCAGGTGAGCCTGCCCCGGCTGTTCGCGTGGGTGGCCTTCTGGGGCGTGGCGGTGGTGGCCGTGGCCACGCAGCTGCTGAATCAGCCCCTGGGCTTCGTCCTGTTCGGCATGGCGCTGGCGCTGCTCTTCGTGCTCATCAACGGCATCTCCTACGGCATCACCGATCAGAACCCCATCTCCAGCGCCTTCGTCGTCTCGGTGCTGTTGATGTCGATGCTGGGGCTGAAGAACCCGGTGGTGGCGGTGATGTCCTCCAGCATCCTGCTCATCTGCACCTCGGTGGGCTGTGACATGCAGCAGGACCGCTCCACCGGCTGGCGGCTGGGCACGGACCGCACGATTCAGTTCCGTTACCAGGTGGTGGGCATCGTGATGGGCTCGGTGCTGTGCGTGGGGCTGGCGCGCGTCTTCATGACCGCCTACCCGGTGCTGGCCATCAACCAGCTCGACACGCCGGGCGCGGACGTGGGGCAGTGGAACTCGGCGATGACCTACAAGCTCGTGGGCGCCATCCGGAGCCTGGGGGCGCTGTCGGACCACACCCTGAAGGCGCTGGCGGTGGGCCTGGGGCTGGGCTTCGTCCTGGAGGTCGCCCGTAAGGTGCTCCGGAGCAACGCGCGCTACCAGGGGTTCGTGAAGGGCTCGCCCCGGGGCGCCGCGGTGGGGTGGACGATGGACTCGGTGGTGCTGGCCAGCCCCTACGCCTCGTCGTTCGGCGCCTTCGTCAGCCTGCCGTCGGCCATCTGGTTCGGCGTGGGCGGCATCGCCTCGTCGCTCTGGAACACCTGGACGAAGCGCGGCGCCCCCCAGGCCTCGGGAACGCCGGGCGAGGGGGGAGAGGCGGTGCCCGAGGACATGAGCACCACCTCCCTGCTGGGCGGGGGCCTCATCGCCGGCGAGTCGCTCTTCTTCCTCGTCGTGGGGCTCATCGGCCTGGTGGCGCTGCTGGGCTGA